A single window of Lytechinus variegatus isolate NC3 chromosome 8, Lvar_3.0, whole genome shotgun sequence DNA harbors:
- the LOC121420152 gene encoding GA-binding protein alpha chain-like isoform X1 has translation MKRAEEEMESESDSGKNKNKKAKVDIINISSQNVITQMMDIALPLSNLKKMLGQRLQCKLDEHEIYLQNTATLIEDKSLLEQGISAEGVVQFSVQVISNQGVKPRLNIVDIVKPIIETVEVPMIAEVPVESMEDDSLKLVDGAVGDEVEEEQVTRWIVCSNYRDEQDKFNIPYDPQLWTEDQTLHWLLWAAGEFATESADHVKNIIMTGSKMCCLTKKEFCDLFPKESADLFWTHLELMRSTVDQCGSTSMAIAAEESVTETVNGSLPAKAPSSKRPRAVSRSSSTDDKFSPGNRTGNNGQIQLWQFLLELLTDKDAMDCISWVGADGEFRLNDPERVAQKWGERKNKPSMNYEKLSRALRYYYDGDMIAKVHGQRFVYKFVCDLRSLMGYSAAELNKLVNECRQTKLSHASSDDLVQNTVTISTA, from the exons ATGAAGAGAGCCGAAGAGGAAATGGAGAGTGAATCGGACTCTGGGAAAAACAAGAACAAGAAGGCAAAGGTGGATATTATCAA CATATCCTCTCAGAATGTGATAACCCAGATGATGGACATTGCTCTCCCGTTATCCAATCTAAAGAAAATGCTTGGACAGAGACTACAGTGTAAACTAGATGAGCATGAAATTTACCTTCAAAACACAGCTACT CTGATTGAGGATAAGAGTTTGTTGGAGCAAGGTATCTCAGCAGAGGGAGTGGTCCAGTTTAGTGTTCAGGTCATTTCTAATCAGG GGGTGAAGCCTCGGTTAAACATCGTTGACATTGTGAAACCCATCATTGAAACAGTGGAGGTACCCATGATTGCAGAGG TTCCAGTCGAGAGCATGGAGGATGACAGCCTGAAGCTGGTAGATGGCGCTGTAGGGGACGAAGTAGAAGAAGAACAGGTGACGAGATGGATCGTTTGCAGTAACTATAGAGATGAACAGGATAAGTTCAATATCCCTTATG ATCCACAACTTTGGACAGAAGACCAAACATTACACTGGTTATTATGGGCTGCAGGAGAGTTTGCTACCGAATCTGCAGATCATGTTAAGAACATCATCATGACGGGGAGTAAGATGTGCTGTCTCACGAAGAAAGAATTCTGCGATCTGTTCCCCAAAGAATCTGCCGATCTGTTCTGGACTCATCTAGAGCTTATGAGGAGTA CTGTTGATCAGTGTGGATCTACGTCGATGGCTATTGCAGCGGAAG AATCTGTCACTGAAACGGTAAACGGTTCCCTTCCTGCCAAAGCACCCTCATCAAAGCGCCCTCGTGCGGTATCGAGAAGTAGCAGTACAGACGACAAATTCTCACCTGGAAACAGGACAG GTAACAATGGTCAGATTCAACTATGGCAGTTCTTATTAGAGCTGTTGACAGACAAGGATGCCATGGATTGCATCTCGTGGGTTGGGGCCGACGGGGAGTTCAGACTCAACGATCCGGAGCGTGTCGCACAGAAGTGGGGAGAGAGGAAGAACAAACCGTCCATGAACTATGAGAAGCTCAGCAGAGcattaag GTATTACTATGATGGTGACATGATAGCCAAGGTCCATGGTCAGAGGTTTGTCTACAAATTTGTCTGTGATCTTAGGAGCCTTATGGGATACTCGGCAGCAGAACTCAATAAACTAGTCAATGAATGTCGACAAACTAAGTTAAGTCATGCCAGCAGTGATGACTTGGTGCAAAACACTGTGACGATATCAACTGCATAG
- the LOC121420152 gene encoding GA-binding protein alpha chain-like isoform X2: protein MKRAEEEMESESDSGKNKNKKAKVDIINISSQNVITQMMDIALPLSNLKKMLGQRLQCKLDEHEIYLQNTATLIEDKSLLEQGISAEGVVQFSVQVISNQGVKPRLNIVDIVKPIIETVEVPMIAEVPVESMEDDSLKLVDGAVGDEVEEEQVTRWIVCSNYRDEQDKFNIPYDPQLWTEDQTLHWLLWAAGEFATESADHVKNIIMTGSKMCCLTKKEFCDLFPKESADLFWTHLELMRSTVDQCGSTSMAIAAEESVTETVNGSLPAKAPSSKRPRAVSRSSSTDDKFSPGNRTGNNGQIQLWQFLLELLTDKDAMDCISWVGADGEFRLNDPERVAQKWGERKNKPSMNYEKLSRALRYYYDGDMIAKVHGQRFVYKFVCDLRSLMGYSAAELNKLVNECRQTKLSHASSDDLVQNTVTISTA from the exons ATGAAGAGAGCCGAAGAGGAAATGGAGAGTGAATCGGACTCTGGGAAAAACAAGAACAAGAAGGCAAAGGTGGATATTATCAA CATATCCTCTCAGAATGTGATAACCCAGATGATGGACATTGCTCTCCCGTTATCCAATCTAAAGAAAATGCTTGGACAGAGACTACAGTGTAAACTAGATGAGCATGAAATTTACCTTCAAAACACAGCTACT CTGATTGAGGATAAGAGTTTGTTGGAGCAAGGTATCTCAGCAGAGGGAGTGGTCCAGTTTAGTGTTCAGGTCATTTCTAATCAGG GGGTGAAGCCTCGGTTAAACATCGTTGACATTGTGAAACCCATCATTGAAACAGTGGAGGTACCCATGATTGCAGAGG TTCCAGTCGAGAGCATGGAGGATGACAGCCTGAAGCTGGTAGATGGCGCTGTAGGGGACGAAGTAGAAGAAGAACAGGTGACGAGATGGATCGTTTGCAGTAACTATAGAGATGAACAGGATAAGTTCAATATCCCTTATG ATCCACAACTTTGGACAGAAGACCAAACATTACACTGGTTATTATGGGCTGCAGGAGAGTTTGCTACCGAATCTGCAGATCATGTTAAGAACATCATCATGACGGGGAGTAAGATGTGCTGTCTCACGAAGAAAGAATTCTGCGATCTGTTCCCCAAAGAATCTGCCGATCTGTTCTGGACTCATCTAGAGCTTATGAGGAGTA CTGTTGATCAGTGTGGATCTACGTCGATGGCTATTGCAGCGGAAG AATCTGTCACTGAAACGGTAAACGGTTCCCTTCCTGCCAAAGCACCCTCATCAAAGCGCCCTCGTGCGGTATCGAGAAGTAGCAGTACAGACGACAAATTCTCACCTGGAAACAGGACAG GTAACAATGGTCAGATTCAACTATGGCAGTTCTTATTAGAGCTGTTGACAGACAAGGATGCCATGGATTGCATCTCGTGGGTTGGGGCCGACGGGGAGTTCAGACTCAACGATCCGGAGCGTGTCGCACAGAAGTGGGGAGAGAGGAAGAACAAACCGTCCATGAACTATGAGAAGCTCAGCAGAGcattaag GTATTACTATGATGGTGACATGATAGCCAAGGTCCATGGTCAGAGGTTTGTCTACAAATTTGTCTGTGATCTTAGGAGCCTTATGGGATACTCGGCAGCAGAACTCAATAAACTAGTCAATGAATGTCGACAAACTAAGTTAAGTCATGCCAGCAGTGATGACTTGGTGCAAAACACTGTGACGATATCAA CTGCATAG